From a region of the Streptococcus ruminantium genome:
- the rpmA gene encoding 50S ribosomal protein L27 — MLNLNLANLQFMAHKKGGGSTSNGRDSQAKRLGAKAADGQTVSGGSILYRQRGTKIYPGVNVGRGGDDTLYAKVEGVVRFERKGRDKKQVSVYPIAK, encoded by the coding sequence ATGTTAAACTTGAATCTTGCTAACTTGCAATTTATGGCCCACAAAAAAGGTGGAGGTTCAACGTCAAACGGTCGTGATTCACAGGCAAAACGTCTTGGCGCTAAAGCTGCTGATGGTCAGACTGTATCTGGTGGTTCAATCCTTTACCGCCAGCGTGGTACTAAAATCTATCCAGGAGTTAACGTAGGTCGTGGTGGAGATGATACCCTCTACGCTAAAGTAGAAGGTGTTGTTCGCTTTGAACGTAAAGGACGCGATAAGAAACAAGTATCTGTTTACCCAATCGCGAAATAA
- a CDS encoding DUF2969 domain-containing protein, with protein sequence MSKKDKKIEIQIEDSKVLVNKEEFSGYRLVIGKKVIGEIAELAENNFAVVKNGNTESFYKKLEKAVGNIIENYNLTH encoded by the coding sequence ATGAGCAAAAAAGATAAAAAAATTGAAATTCAAATTGAAGATAGTAAGGTTTTGGTAAATAAAGAAGAGTTTTCTGGCTATCGCCTTGTAATCGGTAAGAAAGTTATTGGTGAGATTGCTGAATTGGCTGAAAACAATTTTGCTGTTGTAAAAAATGGAAATACCGAAAGCTTTTACAAAAAACTAGAAAAAGCAGTCGGAAATATTATTGAAAATTATAATTTAACTCACTAA
- the brnQ gene encoding branched-chain amino acid transport system II carrier protein: MKKGALTGLLLFGMFFGAGNLIFPPALGVLSGENFWPAIFGFVVSGVGISVIALIVGTLNPKGYVYEISRKISPFFATIYLVALYLAIGPFFAIPRTATTSFEIGIAPLLGDGNPSFWLLLFTALYFIAAYLIALNPSKILNSIGRILTPVFAILIIILVVLGFFKYSSTSPLPASAAYSTAQAFGTGFIEGYNTLDALASIAFSVVAVNTLKQLGFSSKKEYVSTIWSVGLVVALAFSALYIGLAFLGNHFPVPADVLSSDTNKGVYILSQATQAIFGPSAQIFLAAMVIVTCFTTTAGLIVSSGEFFADRFPRFSYKIYATIFTLIGFGIANLGLNNIITYSVPVLLVLYPITICIVLITIVNKFAPLSTYGMQMTVGVVTILSLVEVLAGKLGWTAVSAFISSLPLAGQSLAWFLPAVVGIILSLFLPNKQESEVFEM, from the coding sequence ATGAAAAAAGGAGCTTTAACAGGTTTACTTTTGTTTGGTATGTTTTTTGGTGCTGGTAACCTGATTTTTCCTCCAGCACTTGGAGTTTTATCTGGTGAAAATTTCTGGCCGGCTATTTTCGGTTTTGTGGTATCAGGAGTTGGAATTTCTGTTATTGCCTTGATTGTCGGTACCTTAAATCCTAAAGGTTATGTTTATGAAATTTCACGCAAGATTTCTCCATTCTTTGCAACGATTTATCTAGTAGCACTATATTTGGCAATTGGTCCATTCTTTGCTATTCCACGTACAGCAACGACCTCATTCGAGATTGGGATTGCCCCTTTATTAGGAGATGGTAATCCTTCATTTTGGCTTTTGCTCTTTACCGCCTTGTATTTTATTGCAGCGTACCTGATTGCCTTGAATCCTTCTAAAATTTTGAACAGTATCGGCCGGATTTTAACGCCGGTATTTGCTATTTTGATTATTATTTTAGTTGTTCTTGGTTTTTTCAAATACAGTTCAACTAGCCCATTACCAGCATCTGCAGCTTATTCGACTGCACAGGCTTTTGGTACAGGCTTTATTGAAGGATACAATACTCTGGATGCTCTTGCTTCTATTGCCTTTAGTGTCGTAGCTGTCAACACCTTGAAACAGCTTGGTTTTTCTAGTAAAAAAGAATATGTATCTACTATTTGGTCGGTAGGACTTGTTGTAGCCTTGGCTTTCTCTGCTTTGTATATCGGCTTGGCCTTCCTTGGAAACCATTTCCCAGTTCCAGCTGATGTTTTATCTTCGGATACAAACAAGGGGGTTTACATTTTGTCGCAAGCAACACAAGCGATTTTTGGTCCAAGTGCTCAAATTTTCTTAGCAGCTATGGTTATCGTGACTTGTTTTACCACAACTGCAGGACTAATTGTTTCAAGTGGTGAGTTTTTCGCTGATCGTTTTCCACGCTTTAGTTATAAAATTTATGCAACAATCTTTACTTTGATTGGTTTTGGGATTGCTAATCTCGGTCTGAATAATATTATTACCTACTCAGTGCCTGTTTTATTAGTTCTTTATCCGATTACGATTTGTATTGTTTTGATTACTATTGTTAATAAGTTTGCACCACTATCAACCTATGGGATGCAGATGACAGTAGGAGTAGTAACTATTTTATCTTTGGTAGAAGTTCTAGCAGGGAAATTGGGTTGGACAGCAGTTTCAGCTTTCATCTCATCTTTACCATTGGCGGGACAATCTTTAGCTTGGTTTTTACCTGCTGTCGTAGGTATTATCCTTTCTCTTTTCTTACCAAATAAACAAGAGAGTGAAGTTTTTGAAATGTAA
- a CDS encoding GNAT family N-acetyltransferase: MKRCIIKTRTNLSKAELEACHSLNAACREVDGTYRQPYLSNMLNFDKDMPAFLLAYQDERLLGLLAIYADDREELAEVSLMVRPDVRGKGIASQLLDQFYLIQEEHKLLGPLFVTEQVFLQQNPNFLENMELVAEEEKEIWLSRERKAFKEVYLPDMECLLATADDIEAIAQFQSQTFETSLEMSIQYAKEAVYDKNSLLYIIKKGEKIFASCTVDLSTSYNYLYGLAVTEDMRGKGIGSALVKSVINDLIDRNTRKFQIAVEEENVGAWSLYKNLGFTEQTQIVYMRKK, from the coding sequence ATGAAAAGGTGTATAATAAAAACACGAACCAATCTATCGAAAGCTGAGTTAGAGGCCTGTCATAGTTTGAATGCAGCTTGTAGAGAGGTTGATGGGACCTATCGTCAACCTTACTTGTCTAACATGCTCAATTTTGATAAAGATATGCCAGCCTTTCTTTTAGCTTATCAGGATGAGAGATTGCTAGGATTGTTGGCCATTTATGCAGACGATAGAGAAGAACTAGCTGAAGTTAGTCTGATGGTCAGGCCCGATGTTCGTGGAAAGGGAATTGCTAGCCAACTCTTGGATCAATTTTACTTGATACAAGAGGAGCATAAACTATTAGGTCCGCTTTTTGTTACTGAGCAAGTTTTTCTGCAACAGAATCCGAATTTTTTAGAAAATATGGAGTTAGTAGCCGAGGAAGAGAAAGAGATTTGGTTAAGTAGGGAACGGAAAGCTTTTAAGGAAGTTTATTTGCCAGATATGGAATGTTTGTTAGCAACAGCAGATGATATTGAAGCGATTGCGCAGTTTCAGTCTCAGACTTTTGAAACAAGTTTGGAGATGAGCATTCAGTATGCAAAAGAAGCAGTCTATGATAAGAATAGTCTTTTATATATTATAAAAAAAGGAGAGAAGATTTTTGCTTCCTGTACAGTGGATCTCTCCACCTCCTATAATTATCTTTATGGTCTTGCTGTTACTGAAGATATGAGAGGAAAGGGGATTGGTTCTGCTTTGGTCAAATCAGTCATCAATGATTTGATTGACAGAAATACGAGAAAATTTCAAATTGCAGTTGAAGAAGAAAATGTTGGAGCTTGGTCACTTTATAAAAACTTAGGTTTTACAGAGCAGACGCAGATTGTTTATATGCGAAAGAAGTAG
- a CDS encoding RluA family pseudouridine synthase has translation MEVRVEVGGLRLDKALADLTELSRSIANEQIKAGQVLVNGELKKAKYSVQVGDVISYQMPEVEELSYVAENIPLEIVYQDADIVVINKPQGMVVHPSAGHTSGTLVNALLYHVKDLSGINGVLRPGIVHRIDKDTSGLLMIAKHDEAHVRLAEELKSKKSLRKYWAIVHGNLPNDRGKIEAPIGRSEKDRKKQAVTAKGKEAVTRFQVLERFKTYTLVELTLETGRTHQIRVHMAYIGHPVAGDEVYGPRKTLKGQGQFLHARTLGFTHPRTGEVIEFTAEAPAIFQETLERLRRTEHQ, from the coding sequence ATGGAAGTAAGAGTTGAAGTAGGTGGTTTACGTCTGGATAAGGCTTTGGCAGATTTAACAGAATTGTCACGATCAATCGCTAACGAGCAAATCAAAGCTGGTCAGGTTTTGGTCAATGGTGAGCTAAAGAAAGCCAAGTATAGTGTGCAGGTCGGTGATGTAATTTCTTATCAAATGCCTGAGGTTGAAGAGCTTTCTTATGTTGCCGAAAATATTCCGCTAGAAATTGTTTACCAAGATGCAGATATTGTTGTTATAAATAAACCACAAGGTATGGTTGTTCATCCATCAGCAGGACACACTTCCGGAACATTAGTAAATGCTCTTCTCTATCATGTGAAGGATCTATCGGGGATCAATGGTGTTCTTCGTCCGGGGATTGTTCATCGGATTGATAAAGATACATCTGGTTTGTTGATGATTGCTAAACATGATGAAGCTCATGTGAGATTAGCTGAAGAATTGAAGTCAAAAAAATCGCTTCGCAAATATTGGGCAATCGTTCATGGGAATTTACCAAATGATCGTGGTAAGATTGAAGCACCGATTGGTCGTTCTGAAAAAGATCGTAAGAAGCAGGCTGTGACCGCTAAGGGTAAGGAAGCCGTGACTAGGTTTCAGGTGTTGGAGCGATTTAAAACTTATACTTTAGTAGAACTAACTTTGGAAACGGGTCGTACCCATCAAATCCGTGTTCATATGGCTTATATTGGACATCCCGTTGCTGGTGATGAGGTTTATGGTCCACGTAAGACTTTGAAGGGGCAGGGGCAATTTCTCCATGCCCGGACACTTGGATTTACCCATCCGCGAACAGGAGAGGTCATCGAATTTACAGCAGAAGCGCCAGCTATTTTTCAAGAGACTCTAGAGAGACTACGGAGGACTGAACACCAGTGA
- the thiI gene encoding tRNA uracil 4-sulfurtransferase ThiI: MNYSEIMIRYGELSTKGKNKMRFVNKLRNNIKHVLSVYPEVTVYFDRDRGHVYLNGADYQAVSTSLKKIFGIQSFAPSYKVEKSVQALKQAVQGIMKEIYREGMTFKIAARRSDHSFELDSRDLNQVLGDAVFTAIPTVQVKMKSPDIALRVEIRSDAAYISHEEIRGAGGLPVGTSGKGMLMLSGGIDSPVAGYLALKRGVEIEALHFASPPYTSPGALKKAHDLTRKLTAFGGNITFIEVPFTEIQEEIKEKAPEAYLMTLTRRFMMRIADRVRQERGAMVIVNGESLGQVASQTLESMQAINAVTNTPIIRPVVTMDKLEIIEIAQEIDTFDISIQPFEDCCTIFAPDRPKTNPKIKNVEQYESRMDVEALVERAVAGIIVSDITPREDVQDEVESLIEELL, translated from the coding sequence ATGAACTATTCAGAAATTATGATTCGCTATGGAGAATTATCAACCAAAGGTAAAAATAAAATGCGATTTGTTAATAAACTTCGCAATAATATCAAGCATGTCCTCTCGGTTTATCCAGAAGTGACAGTTTATTTTGATCGAGATCGTGGACATGTCTATCTGAATGGTGCAGATTATCAAGCAGTATCCACCTCTTTGAAAAAGATTTTTGGTATCCAGAGTTTTGCACCTTCCTACAAGGTAGAAAAGTCTGTTCAGGCTCTTAAGCAAGCTGTTCAAGGCATTATGAAGGAGATTTACCGTGAAGGCATGACTTTTAAGATTGCGGCACGTCGGAGTGATCATAGCTTTGAACTGGATAGTCGTGATCTTAATCAAGTTTTAGGAGATGCAGTTTTTACGGCCATTCCGACTGTACAAGTCAAGATGAAGTCACCTGATATTGCTTTGCGGGTAGAGATTCGTTCGGATGCAGCCTATATTTCTCATGAAGAAATTAGGGGAGCGGGTGGTTTACCCGTCGGGACATCCGGTAAAGGGATGCTTATGTTATCTGGTGGTATTGATTCTCCTGTTGCAGGTTATTTAGCACTCAAACGTGGTGTGGAGATTGAAGCTCTCCATTTTGCAAGTCCACCTTATACAAGTCCTGGTGCTTTGAAAAAAGCCCATGATTTGACTCGTAAATTGACTGCTTTTGGTGGTAATATCACTTTCATTGAAGTGCCATTTACCGAAATTCAAGAAGAAATCAAGGAAAAAGCACCAGAGGCCTATTTGATGACTTTGACACGTCGTTTTATGATGCGGATTGCAGATCGTGTCCGTCAGGAGCGTGGTGCCATGGTAATTGTCAATGGTGAAAGTTTGGGACAAGTTGCTAGTCAGACTTTAGAGTCTATGCAGGCTATCAATGCAGTAACTAATACGCCTATTATTCGTCCGGTTGTTACAATGGATAAGCTGGAAATTATTGAAATTGCTCAAGAAATTGATACCTTTGATATTTCCATTCAGCCATTTGAAGACTGTTGTACTATTTTTGCACCAGATCGTCCAAAAACCAACCCTAAAATCAAAAATGTGGAACAATATGAGTCTCGTATGGATGTTGAAGCTTTGGTGGAAAGGGCGGTTGCAGGTATTATCGTGAGTGACATCACACCGAGGGAAGATGTTCAAGATGAAGTGGAGAGCTTGATTGAGGAATTGCTGTAA
- the rpsA gene encoding 30S ribosomal protein S1, with amino-acid sequence MNEFEDLLNSVNEVTPGDVVTAEVLTVDAGQANVAISGTGVEGVLTLRELTNDREADINDLVKVGETLELLVLRQVVGKDTDTVTYLVSKKRLEARKAWDKLVGREEEVVTVKVTRAVKGGLAVEFEGLRGFIPASMIDSRFTRNTERFVGQELEAKIKEVDPSENRFILSRREVVEAEAAAVRAEVFGKLSVGDVVTGKVARITSFGAFIDLGGVDGLVHLTELSHERNVSPKSAVTVGEEVEVKVLAIDEVEGRVSLSLKATQPGPWDGVEQKLATGDVIEGKVKRLTDFGAFVEVLPGIDGLVHISQISHKRVENPKDALSVGQEVTVKVLEVNAADERVSLSIKALEERPAAVEGEEKAEKRAPRPRRQKREDKRDYELPETQSGFSMADLFGDIEL; translated from the coding sequence ATGAACGAATTTGAAGATTTGTTGAACAGTGTAAATGAAGTTACACCTGGTGATGTGGTAACTGCAGAAGTATTGACAGTTGATGCTGGTCAAGCAAATGTAGCAATCTCGGGTACTGGTGTAGAGGGTGTGTTGACTCTTCGTGAGTTGACAAATGACCGTGAAGCTGACATCAACGATCTTGTTAAAGTTGGTGAAACGCTTGAATTGCTTGTACTTCGCCAAGTTGTTGGCAAAGATACAGACACTGTTACATATCTTGTATCTAAAAAACGTTTGGAAGCACGTAAAGCATGGGACAAGCTTGTTGGTCGTGAGGAAGAAGTTGTTACCGTTAAAGTAACTCGCGCTGTTAAAGGCGGTCTTGCAGTTGAATTTGAAGGTCTTCGCGGTTTCATTCCAGCTTCAATGATTGATAGCCGTTTCACTCGTAATACTGAGCGCTTTGTAGGTCAAGAGTTAGAAGCAAAAATTAAGGAAGTTGATCCATCTGAAAACCGCTTTATCTTATCACGTCGTGAGGTTGTTGAAGCAGAAGCTGCAGCAGTGCGCGCCGAAGTATTTGGTAAGTTGTCAGTTGGTGATGTTGTAACTGGTAAAGTTGCACGTATTACAAGTTTTGGTGCATTCATTGATCTTGGTGGTGTTGATGGTTTGGTTCACTTGACTGAGTTGTCACATGAGCGTAATGTATCTCCTAAATCAGCTGTAACAGTTGGTGAGGAAGTAGAAGTTAAAGTTCTTGCGATTGATGAAGTTGAAGGTCGTGTATCATTGTCATTGAAAGCTACACAACCTGGTCCATGGGATGGTGTTGAGCAAAAATTGGCAACTGGTGACGTTATTGAAGGTAAAGTGAAACGTTTGACTGATTTTGGTGCCTTCGTTGAAGTATTGCCAGGCATTGATGGTTTGGTGCATATTTCACAAATTTCACATAAACGTGTTGAAAATCCAAAAGATGCCTTGTCTGTAGGTCAAGAAGTAACTGTTAAGGTTCTTGAAGTAAATGCAGCGGATGAGCGTGTATCACTTTCAATCAAAGCTTTGGAAGAGCGTCCAGCAGCAGTTGAAGGTGAAGAAAAAGCTGAAAAACGTGCTCCACGTCCACGTCGTCAAAAACGTGAAGACAAACGTGATTACGAATTGCCAGAAACTCAATCTGGTTTCTCAATGGCTGACCTTTTCGGTGACATTGAATTGTAA
- the lspA gene encoding signal peptidase II, whose protein sequence is MRKIGFPLWIAVLIGLDQLVKGWTVANIELDTVRDFVPGFMSLAYLRNYGAAYSILQNQQWFFTIVTIIVMVGLVWYFIKQINGSFWILFSLSLIMAGGLGNFIDRVRLGYVVDMFHLDFVNFPVFNVADVCLTVGVGILFICILKEEKNGSKS, encoded by the coding sequence ATGCGTAAAATTGGATTTCCGCTTTGGATAGCTGTTTTGATTGGTTTAGACCAACTTGTGAAAGGGTGGACAGTTGCTAATATTGAGTTAGATACTGTGCGAGATTTTGTTCCCGGCTTTATGAGTTTAGCCTATCTACGGAATTATGGAGCAGCCTATTCCATTTTGCAGAATCAGCAATGGTTCTTTACCATTGTGACCATTATCGTCATGGTAGGGCTAGTTTGGTATTTTATCAAACAAATCAATGGTAGTTTTTGGATTTTGTTCAGCCTCTCTTTGATTATGGCTGGTGGTTTGGGGAATTTTATAGATCGTGTAAGACTAGGTTATGTTGTAGATATGTTTCATTTAGATTTTGTCAATTTCCCAGTTTTTAATGTTGCAGATGTCTGTTTAACTGTTGGTGTAGGCATTCTATTTATATGTATTTTGAAAGAAGAGAAGAATGGAAGTAAGAGTTGA
- a CDS encoding cysteine desulfurase family protein, translating into MIYFDNAATTQVYPEVLKTYTEVVTKIWGNPSSLHHLGSQATRILEACRKQIADLLSRDSKEIFFTSGGTEGDNWVIKGVAFEKAHLGKHIIVSAIEHPAVKESALWLKTQGFEVDLAPVNSQGFVDLEALEGLIRSDTILISVMAVNNEIGTIQPIGAISQLLADKPTISFHVDAVQAIGKVPTEDYLTDRVDFASFSGHKFHSVRGVGFVYVKSGKKITPLLTGGGQENDKRSTTENVAGIAATAKALRLILDKEAESQKQLVAMKKILFDELSKYDDVIVFSEMDGFSPSILTFGIRNIRGEVIVHALEEHQIYISTTSACSSKVGKPAGTLIAMGVPQKLAQTAVRISLDDENDMGQIEQFLTIFKKIYQNTQKVR; encoded by the coding sequence ATGATCTATTTTGATAATGCGGCAACGACACAGGTTTATCCTGAAGTTCTTAAGACCTATACAGAAGTTGTTACAAAAATTTGGGGGAATCCTTCTAGTTTGCACCATCTAGGTAGTCAGGCTACTCGTATTTTGGAGGCTTGCCGCAAACAAATAGCTGATTTATTAAGTAGGGATAGCAAAGAAATCTTTTTCACCTCAGGTGGTACGGAAGGTGACAACTGGGTCATCAAGGGAGTGGCATTTGAAAAGGCACATCTGGGTAAGCACATCATCGTGTCAGCTATTGAGCATCCAGCGGTAAAAGAGTCAGCACTTTGGCTCAAAACACAAGGATTTGAGGTTGATTTGGCTCCGGTCAATTCTCAAGGTTTTGTGGATCTTGAAGCTTTGGAAGGTTTGATACGTTCCGATACTATTCTAATATCTGTCATGGCTGTTAACAATGAAATTGGAACAATTCAACCGATTGGTGCAATTTCTCAGCTTCTGGCTGATAAGCCAACAATTTCTTTTCATGTAGACGCAGTTCAAGCTATCGGAAAAGTACCAACAGAAGATTATTTGACAGATCGAGTTGATTTTGCAAGTTTTTCAGGTCATAAATTCCATTCTGTCCGAGGAGTTGGTTTTGTCTATGTCAAATCTGGAAAGAAAATCACTCCGTTATTGACAGGAGGTGGACAGGAGAATGATAAACGATCGACAACAGAAAATGTGGCTGGAATAGCCGCAACAGCTAAGGCGCTCCGCCTAATACTAGATAAGGAAGCTGAGAGTCAAAAGCAGCTTGTTGCTATGAAGAAAATTCTTTTTGATGAACTTAGCAAATACGATGATGTAATTGTTTTTTCAGAGATGGATGGTTTTAGCCCCAGTATTTTAACTTTTGGTATTAGAAATATTCGTGGCGAGGTTATTGTCCATGCTCTTGAGGAACACCAAATCTATATCTCAACGACATCGGCTTGTTCATCCAAAGTTGGAAAGCCAGCGGGAACCTTAATTGCCATGGGAGTTCCTCAGAAATTGGCTCAAACTGCCGTTCGTATCAGCTTGGATGATGAAAATGATATGGGACAAATCGAACAATTTTTGACTATTTTTAAGAAAATTTATCAGAATACACAGAAAGTCAGGTAA
- a CDS encoding LysR family transcriptional regulator — MNIQQLRYVVAIANSGTFREAAEKMYISQPSLSISIRDLEKELGFQIFSRTSSGTFLTQKGMEFYERAQMLVKGFDQFEHLYLQPEEGEKTFSISSQHYDFLPPLMTEFSRQHPQYPHFRIFESTTVQILDEVAQGYSELGIIYLNERNTKGIMQKLDKLQLQAVELASFQTHIYLRKDHPLTMKDEIVSSDLVGLPTVRFTQEKEAYLYYSENLIDTSDSSVIFDVTDRATLNGILERTDAYATGSGYLDKESVNGITVIPFKGKRDNRMVYVKRAADELSTCAQDFIEAMQAYFDRKKDENA; from the coding sequence ATGAATATTCAACAATTACGATATGTAGTGGCAATTGCCAATAGTGGTACATTTCGAGAAGCGGCAGAGAAGATGTATATTTCTCAACCGAGTTTGTCAATTTCCATTCGTGATTTAGAAAAAGAATTGGGCTTCCAGATTTTTAGTCGAACCAGTTCAGGCACATTTTTAACACAAAAAGGAATGGAATTTTATGAGAGGGCTCAGATGTTGGTCAAGGGCTTTGATCAGTTTGAACACCTCTATTTGCAACCGGAAGAGGGGGAGAAAACTTTTTCAATTTCTAGTCAGCATTATGACTTTCTACCGCCATTGATGACCGAATTTTCTCGTCAGCACCCACAGTATCCACATTTTCGTATCTTTGAATCAACAACGGTTCAGATTTTGGATGAGGTTGCGCAAGGGTATAGTGAACTTGGCATCATTTACTTAAATGAGAGAAATACCAAGGGGATTATGCAGAAGTTAGACAAGCTTCAGTTGCAGGCGGTTGAGTTGGCATCTTTTCAAACTCACATTTATCTTCGTAAGGATCATCCATTGACGATGAAGGATGAGATTGTGTCTTCTGATTTGGTGGGGTTGCCTACAGTAAGATTTACACAGGAAAAAGAAGCTTATCTCTACTATTCAGAAAATTTGATTGACACTTCTGATTCCTCAGTTATTTTTGATGTGACGGATCGTGCCACTTTGAATGGAATTTTAGAACGAACAGATGCCTATGCAACGGGTTCAGGCTACCTTGATAAAGAGAGTGTAAATGGTATTACGGTAATTCCCTTTAAAGGAAAGAGGGACAATCGCATGGTTTATGTCAAACGTGCTGCTGATGAGCTGAGTACCTGTGCACAAGATTTTATTGAAGCGATGCAGGCATATTTTGATAGGAAGAAGGATGAGAATGCGTAA
- a CDS encoding GerMN domain-containing protein: MLVLLKNKVNKRKLLPSSTNLKKVATVNKVTVNLTQKLLSTLSTLNWYSLRQSLQKFGGITYVKLESC; the protein is encoded by the coding sequence TTGTTGGTACTGTTGAAAAACAAGGTAAACAAAAGAAAGTTGTTACCTTCAAGTACAAACCTAAAAAAGGTAGCCACCGTAAACAAGGTCACCGTCAACCTTACACAAAAGTTGTTATCAACGCTATCAACGCTTAATTGGTATAGCTTGAGACAATCATTACAGAAATTCGGAGGAATAACATATGTTAAACTTGAATCTTGCTAA
- a CDS encoding NUDIX hydrolase, protein MPVKLIVHVLLEEDGRYLVTKRSMIKRGQENVYPNFWDIPGGGVEVGELPQDAAIREVFEETGQQVELLAIIHEDSQYDVSKEMVFTRLVYSGKLLTNLPIQLDPEEHTAYRWIGSLSELIGDKWVPYLDAIIRK, encoded by the coding sequence ATGCCTGTCAAACTTATTGTTCATGTATTATTAGAGGAAGATGGAAGATATTTAGTTACCAAACGCTCAATGATAAAACGAGGTCAAGAGAATGTTTACCCAAACTTCTGGGATATTCCTGGAGGAGGGGTAGAAGTTGGTGAGCTTCCCCAAGATGCAGCAATTCGTGAAGTGTTTGAAGAAACAGGTCAACAAGTGGAGTTGCTTGCTATTATCCATGAGGATAGTCAATATGATGTATCAAAGGAGATGGTTTTCACTCGGCTAGTTTATAGTGGAAAATTGCTTACAAATTTGCCTATTCAATTAGACCCCGAAGAGCATACTGCCTACCGCTGGATTGGCTCCTTATCGGAATTGATTGGAGACAAGTGGGTTCCCTATCTGGATGCGATTATAAGGAAATAA
- a CDS encoding branched-chain amino acid aminotransferase, producing the protein MSVLIDWENLGFSYMKLPYRFIAYYKNGRWSKGDLTEEANLHISESSPALHYGQQAFEGLKAYRTKEGKLQLFRPDQNAERLQRTAKRLLMAQVPTDLFIEACKQVVKANADYVPPYGTGGTLYLRPLLIGVGDIIGVKPAEEYIFTVFAMPVGNYFKGGLAPTNFLIQDKYDRAAPNGTGAAKVGGNYAASLLPGQYAKKQGFSDVIYLDPATHTKIEEVGSANFFGITAENEFVTPISPSILPSITKYSLLYLAEHHLGMKAVEREIDIKDLDQFVEAGACGTAAVISPIGGVQMGGKFHVFYSETEVGPITRRLYDELTGIQFGDIKAPAGWIVEVD; encoded by the coding sequence ATGTCTGTGTTAATTGATTGGGAAAATCTGGGTTTTTCGTATATGAAATTACCCTATCGTTTCATTGCTTATTATAAAAATGGTCGGTGGAGTAAGGGAGACTTAACAGAGGAGGCTAATCTTCATATCTCTGAAAGCTCGCCAGCCCTTCACTACGGTCAGCAGGCTTTTGAGGGGTTGAAGGCTTACCGTACCAAGGAAGGGAAATTACAACTTTTTCGTCCGGATCAAAATGCAGAACGTCTTCAGCGGACAGCCAAACGTTTACTGATGGCTCAAGTTCCGACAGATTTGTTTATTGAAGCCTGCAAACAGGTAGTTAAAGCCAATGCTGATTATGTTCCTCCGTATGGAACAGGTGGAACTCTCTACCTCCGTCCGCTCCTTATTGGTGTTGGTGATATTATTGGTGTCAAGCCAGCAGAAGAATACATATTCACAGTCTTTGCGATGCCTGTTGGCAATTATTTTAAAGGTGGTCTCGCTCCGACTAATTTTCTTATCCAAGACAAATACGACCGTGCAGCACCAAATGGAACAGGAGCGGCCAAAGTTGGTGGTAACTATGCAGCTTCTCTTCTGCCAGGGCAGTATGCAAAAAAACAGGGGTTTTCAGATGTTATCTACCTAGATCCAGCTACCCATACCAAGATAGAAGAAGTCGGCTCAGCAAACTTCTTTGGTATCACAGCGGAGAATGAATTTGTCACACCAATTTCGCCATCAATCTTACCATCTATTACTAAATATTCTCTTCTCTATCTGGCAGAGCATCATCTGGGTATGAAGGCAGTGGAACGAGAAATCGATATTAAAGATTTGGATCAGTTTGTGGAAGCGGGTGCTTGTGGTACAGCAGCTGTTATTTCCCCAATTGGTGGTGTTCAAATGGGAGGCAAGTTCCATGTGTTTTACAGTGAGACGGAGGTAGGACCGATTACTCGTAGACTCTATGATGAGTTAACAGGTATTCAGTTTGGGGATATTAAAGCACCCGCAGGCTGGATTGTAGAAGTAGATTGA